The Megalops cyprinoides isolate fMegCyp1 chromosome 12, fMegCyp1.pri, whole genome shotgun sequence genome contains a region encoding:
- the rps6ka5 gene encoding ribosomal protein S6 kinase alpha-5 isoform X1: MPSSMEGPTSKDGDLYTVKHELKNANLTGHVERVGIENFELLKVLGTGAYGKVFLVRKVSGHDAGKLYAMKVLKKATIVQKAKTAEHTRTERQVLEHIRQSPFLVTLHYAFQTDTQLHLILDYVNGGELFTHLVQRVRFKEQEVALYSGEIVLALEHLHQLGIVYRDLKLENILLDSNGHIVLTDFGLSKEFHEVERAYSVCGTIEYMAPEIVEGGTTGHDKAVDWWSLGVLMYELMTGGSPFTVDGDENSHTDISKRILKKDPPFPKDMSPLAKDIIQRLLTKDPKKRLGSGPSGAESVKGHPFYQKINWEDLAAKKVPAPFKPVIRDELDVSNFAEEFTEMDPTYSPAALPQNCDRIFQGYSFMAPSILFKRNVVMDDPSELCGGSERPGSAAVARSAMMKDSPFYTHYEMDLKEAALGEGSFSICRRCTHKKTGQQYAVKIVSKRMESQTQREIAALKLCDGHPNIVKCHEIFHDQLHTYLVLELLQGGELLERIRRKRHFSETEASRIMRRLVSAVSHMHDVGVVHRDLKPENLLFMDEREDSEIKVIDFGFARLKPPDNQLLKTPCFTLQYAAPEILKYDGYDESCDLWSLGVILYTMLSGQVPFQCQEKSLTHTSAEEIMKKIKHGDFSFEGEAWRTVSQQAKDLIQELLTVDPEKRIKMCGLRYNAWLQDDSQLSSNPLMTPDILGNSTASVHTYVKATFNAFNKCKREGFRLQTVDKAPLAKRRKMKKTSTSTETRSSSSESSHSSSSSSQSQEKTPTGDPPQQPASTPLTLTSDGSSNPLQDPARSVFHFSE; encoded by the exons CTAACCTCACGGGCCATGTGGAGAGGGTGGGCATTGAGAATTTCGAGCTGCTCAAGGTACTTGGCACTGGAG CCTATGGCAAGGTTTTCCTGGTGCGAAAGGTGAGCGGGCATGATGCAGGCAAGCTGTACGCCATGAAGGTGCTGAAGAAGGCCACCATTGTGCAGAAAGCCAAAACCGCAGAGCACACGCGCACCGAGCGGCAGGTCCTCGAGCACATCCGCCAGTCACCTTTCCTTGTCACCCTGCACTACGCCTTCCAGACGGACACACAGCTGCACCTTATCCTGG ATTATGTGAACGGCGGGGAGCTCTTCACACACCTGGTGCAGAGGGTTCGCTTCAAGGAGCAGGAGGTGGCGCTGTACAGCGGAGAGATCGTGCTGGCCCTGGAGCACCTTCACCAG CTGGGCATTGTTTATCGAGACCTGAAGCTGGAAAATATTTTGCTGGACTCAAATGGTCACATCGTTCTCACAGACTTTGGCCTCAGCAAGGAGTTTCATGAG GTGGAAAGGGCCTACTCTGTCTGCGGCACCATCGAGTACATGGCTCCTGAGATTGTGGAGGGGGGCACGACAGGTCATGACAAG GCGGTGGACTGGTGGAGTCTGGGAGTGCTGATGTACGAGCTGATGACAGGTGGATCACCTTTCACTGTAGACGGAGATGAgaactctcacacagacatctCCAA GAGAATACTAAAGAAGGACCCCCCATTCCCAAAGGACATGAGTCCCCTGGCCAAAGACATCATCCAGCGCCTCTTGACCAAGGACCCCAAGAAGAGGCTGGGGTCTGGGCCCTCTGGGGCAGAAAGCGTGAAGGGACACCCATTTTACCAG AAAATTAACTGGGAGGACCTGGCAGCAAAGAAGGTTCCGGCACCATTCAAGCCGGTGATCCGGGATGAGTTGGACGTCAGTAACTTTGCGGAGGAGTTCACAGAGATGGATCCCACATACTCCCCGGCGGCTCTGCCCCAGAACTGTGACCGCATCTTTCAG GGGTACTCCTTCATGGCTCCCTCCATCCTGTTCAAACGCAACGTGGTGATGGACGACCCGTCTGAGCTGTGCGGAGGCTCCGAGCGGCCCGGTTCTGCAGCGGTGGCCCGCAGCGCCATGATGAAG GACTCCCCGTTTTACACTCACTATGAGATGGACCTGAAAGAGGCCGCTCTGGGGGAGGGGAGCTTCTCCATCTGCAGGAGATGTACCCACAAGAAGACGGGACAGCAGTATGCCGTGAAGATCGTCAGCAAGAG AATGGagtctcagacacagagggagatcGCAGCGCTGAAGCTCTGCGACGGCCACCCCAACATCGTCAAGTGTCACGAGATTTTTCACGACCAG ctgcacacatACCTGGTGCTGGAGCTCCTGCAGGGCGGGGAGCTGCTGGAGAGGATCCGCCGGAAGAGGCACTTCAGCGAGACGGAGGCCAGCCGCATCATGCGCCGCCTGGTGTCCGCCGTCAGCCACATGCACGACGTGGGAGTGGTGCACAGGGACCTCAAGCCGGAG aacCTGTTGTTCATGGACGAGAGGGAGGACTCGGAGATAAAGGTCATCGACTTCGGTTTCGCGCGGCTAAAGCCGCCCGATAACCAGCTGCTGAAGACGCCGTGCTTCACCCTGCAGTACGCCGCCCCAGAGATCCTCAAATACGACGGCTACGATGAGTCGTGTGACCTCTGGAGCCTGGGGGTCATCCTG TACACTATGTTGTCAGGACAAGTGCCCTTCCAGTGTCAAGAGAAGAGTCTCACCCATACCAGTGCCGAGGAGATCATGAAGAAGATCAAACATGGGGACTTTTCTTTTGAAGGAGAGGCCTGGAGGACTGTATCCCAGCAGGCCAAGGACTTAATACAAG AGCTGCTCACAGTCGACCCAGAGAAGAGGATTAAGATGTGTGGCCTCCGGTACAATGCCTGGCTCCAGGATGACAGCCAGCTGTCCTCCAATCCCCTCATGACCCCGGACATCCTGGGCAATTCCACCGCCTCTGTGCACACCTACGTCAAAGCCACCTTCAAT GCCTTTAACAAGTGTAAGAGGGAGGGCTTCCGGCTGCAGACAGTGGACAAGGCCCCGCTGgcgaagaggaggaagatgaagaagacCAGCACTAGCACCGAGACGCGGAGCAGCTCCAGTGAGAGCTCACactcgtcctcctcttcctcgcagTCGCAGGAGAAGACACCCACCGGGGACCCACCCCAGCAGCCCGCCAgcacccccctcaccctcacctCTGACGGCAGCAGCAACCCGCTCCAGGACCCGGCCCGGTCTGTGTTCCACTTCTCCGAGTGA
- the rps6ka5 gene encoding ribosomal protein S6 kinase alpha-5 isoform X2 encodes MAPEIVEGGTTGHDKAVDWWSLGVLMYELMTGGSPFTVDGDENSHTDISKRILKKDPPFPKDMSPLAKDIIQRLLTKDPKKRLGSGPSGAESVKGHPFYQKINWEDLAAKKVPAPFKPVIRDELDVSNFAEEFTEMDPTYSPAALPQNCDRIFQGYSFMAPSILFKRNVVMDDPSELCGGSERPGSAAVARSAMMKDSPFYTHYEMDLKEAALGEGSFSICRRCTHKKTGQQYAVKIVSKRMESQTQREIAALKLCDGHPNIVKCHEIFHDQLHTYLVLELLQGGELLERIRRKRHFSETEASRIMRRLVSAVSHMHDVGVVHRDLKPENLLFMDEREDSEIKVIDFGFARLKPPDNQLLKTPCFTLQYAAPEILKYDGYDESCDLWSLGVILYTMLSGQVPFQCQEKSLTHTSAEEIMKKIKHGDFSFEGEAWRTVSQQAKDLIQELLTVDPEKRIKMCGLRYNAWLQDDSQLSSNPLMTPDILGNSTASVHTYVKATFNAFNKCKREGFRLQTVDKAPLAKRRKMKKTSTSTETRSSSSESSHSSSSSSQSQEKTPTGDPPQQPASTPLTLTSDGSSNPLQDPARSVFHFSE; translated from the exons ATGGCTCCTGAGATTGTGGAGGGGGGCACGACAGGTCATGACAAG GCGGTGGACTGGTGGAGTCTGGGAGTGCTGATGTACGAGCTGATGACAGGTGGATCACCTTTCACTGTAGACGGAGATGAgaactctcacacagacatctCCAA GAGAATACTAAAGAAGGACCCCCCATTCCCAAAGGACATGAGTCCCCTGGCCAAAGACATCATCCAGCGCCTCTTGACCAAGGACCCCAAGAAGAGGCTGGGGTCTGGGCCCTCTGGGGCAGAAAGCGTGAAGGGACACCCATTTTACCAG AAAATTAACTGGGAGGACCTGGCAGCAAAGAAGGTTCCGGCACCATTCAAGCCGGTGATCCGGGATGAGTTGGACGTCAGTAACTTTGCGGAGGAGTTCACAGAGATGGATCCCACATACTCCCCGGCGGCTCTGCCCCAGAACTGTGACCGCATCTTTCAG GGGTACTCCTTCATGGCTCCCTCCATCCTGTTCAAACGCAACGTGGTGATGGACGACCCGTCTGAGCTGTGCGGAGGCTCCGAGCGGCCCGGTTCTGCAGCGGTGGCCCGCAGCGCCATGATGAAG GACTCCCCGTTTTACACTCACTATGAGATGGACCTGAAAGAGGCCGCTCTGGGGGAGGGGAGCTTCTCCATCTGCAGGAGATGTACCCACAAGAAGACGGGACAGCAGTATGCCGTGAAGATCGTCAGCAAGAG AATGGagtctcagacacagagggagatcGCAGCGCTGAAGCTCTGCGACGGCCACCCCAACATCGTCAAGTGTCACGAGATTTTTCACGACCAG ctgcacacatACCTGGTGCTGGAGCTCCTGCAGGGCGGGGAGCTGCTGGAGAGGATCCGCCGGAAGAGGCACTTCAGCGAGACGGAGGCCAGCCGCATCATGCGCCGCCTGGTGTCCGCCGTCAGCCACATGCACGACGTGGGAGTGGTGCACAGGGACCTCAAGCCGGAG aacCTGTTGTTCATGGACGAGAGGGAGGACTCGGAGATAAAGGTCATCGACTTCGGTTTCGCGCGGCTAAAGCCGCCCGATAACCAGCTGCTGAAGACGCCGTGCTTCACCCTGCAGTACGCCGCCCCAGAGATCCTCAAATACGACGGCTACGATGAGTCGTGTGACCTCTGGAGCCTGGGGGTCATCCTG TACACTATGTTGTCAGGACAAGTGCCCTTCCAGTGTCAAGAGAAGAGTCTCACCCATACCAGTGCCGAGGAGATCATGAAGAAGATCAAACATGGGGACTTTTCTTTTGAAGGAGAGGCCTGGAGGACTGTATCCCAGCAGGCCAAGGACTTAATACAAG AGCTGCTCACAGTCGACCCAGAGAAGAGGATTAAGATGTGTGGCCTCCGGTACAATGCCTGGCTCCAGGATGACAGCCAGCTGTCCTCCAATCCCCTCATGACCCCGGACATCCTGGGCAATTCCACCGCCTCTGTGCACACCTACGTCAAAGCCACCTTCAAT GCCTTTAACAAGTGTAAGAGGGAGGGCTTCCGGCTGCAGACAGTGGACAAGGCCCCGCTGgcgaagaggaggaagatgaagaagacCAGCACTAGCACCGAGACGCGGAGCAGCTCCAGTGAGAGCTCACactcgtcctcctcttcctcgcagTCGCAGGAGAAGACACCCACCGGGGACCCACCCCAGCAGCCCGCCAgcacccccctcaccctcacctCTGACGGCAGCAGCAACCCGCTCCAGGACCCGGCCCGGTCTGTGTTCCACTTCTCCGAGTGA